The Paracoccus sp. MC1862 genome includes a window with the following:
- a CDS encoding DNA polymerase III subunit gamma/tau, with protein sequence MPDTPAYQVLARKYRPETFADLVGQDAMVRTLQNAFAADRIAQAFIMTGIRGTGKTTTARIIAKGMNCIGPDGTSGPTTNPCGVCEHCTAIAEGRHVDVLEMDAASRTGVNDIREIIESVHYRAASARYKIYIIDEVHMLSTSAFNALLKTLEEPPPHVKFIFATTEIRKVPVTVLSRCQRFDLRRIEPEVMIGLLRRIATAEGAQITDDALALITRASEGSARDATSLLDQAISHGAGETTAPQVRAMLGLADRGRVLDLFDMILRGAAAEALAELQSQYSEGADPLAVLRDLAEITHWVSLVKITPDAAEDPTVGPDERTRGRKMAERIPMRALTRLWQMLLKALEEVSAAPNAMMAAEMAIIRLTHVADLPDPEALIRRVQAGQAAGELARPAMQAQRAPTHAAPSHQMSAPPARMTASGAIALAPEPQVAADALATYPDFTSVVELIRRMRDMVLLTQVEDHIRLVRYAPGRIEFQPTPDAPRDLAQRLGERLRGWTGGARWAVSVVDQGGGPTVSEQKAAARAAAEAEAMKNPVIAAIFAAAPGARFKAIRDETPPLVDDETEDLHGTSQGAVAAVEEWDPFEDEE encoded by the coding sequence ATGCCCGACACCCCCGCCTATCAGGTGCTCGCCCGGAAATACCGGCCGGAAACCTTTGCCGACCTGGTCGGCCAGGACGCCATGGTCCGCACGCTGCAGAACGCATTCGCCGCAGACCGCATCGCGCAGGCCTTCATCATGACGGGCATCCGCGGGACCGGGAAGACGACTACGGCGCGGATCATCGCCAAGGGGATGAACTGCATCGGCCCTGACGGCACCAGCGGCCCCACGACCAACCCTTGCGGGGTCTGCGAGCATTGCACGGCCATTGCCGAGGGCCGCCACGTCGACGTGCTGGAAATGGACGCCGCGTCTAGAACCGGCGTGAACGACATCCGCGAGATCATTGAATCCGTTCACTATCGGGCAGCGTCCGCACGCTACAAGATCTACATCATCGACGAGGTGCACATGCTCAGCACCTCGGCCTTCAACGCGCTGCTGAAGACGCTGGAGGAACCTCCGCCGCATGTGAAGTTCATCTTCGCGACCACAGAAATCCGAAAGGTTCCCGTCACCGTCCTGTCGCGCTGCCAGCGTTTCGACCTGCGCCGGATCGAGCCCGAGGTGATGATCGGCCTGCTGCGCCGGATCGCCACAGCTGAGGGCGCGCAGATCACCGACGACGCGCTGGCGCTGATCACCCGCGCGTCGGAAGGTTCGGCCCGCGACGCGACCTCGCTGCTGGATCAGGCGATCAGCCACGGCGCGGGGGAAACCACTGCTCCGCAGGTCCGTGCCATGCTGGGGCTGGCCGACCGGGGTCGGGTGCTCGACCTTTTCGACATGATCCTGCGCGGCGCAGCGGCCGAGGCGCTGGCCGAGCTGCAATCGCAATATTCCGAGGGCGCCGACCCGCTGGCAGTGTTGCGCGACCTGGCCGAGATCACCCACTGGGTCAGCCTCGTGAAGATCACGCCCGACGCGGCCGAGGATCCCACGGTCGGCCCCGACGAACGCACCCGAGGCCGCAAGATGGCCGAGCGCATCCCCATGCGCGCGCTGACCCGCCTGTGGCAGATGCTGCTGAAGGCGCTGGAGGAGGTCTCCGCCGCGCCGAACGCCATGATGGCCGCGGAAATGGCGATCATCCGCCTGACCCATGTGGCTGACCTGCCTGACCCCGAGGCGCTGATCCGCCGCGTGCAGGCGGGACAGGCAGCGGGCGAACTCGCGCGTCCGGCGATGCAGGCGCAGCGCGCACCGACCCATGCCGCGCCCAGCCACCAGATGTCCGCGCCCCCTGCCCGCATGACGGCCAGCGGTGCGATCGCGCTGGCGCCCGAGCCGCAGGTGGCGGCGGATGCGCTGGCAACCTATCCCGATTTCACCTCGGTGGTCGAACTGATCCGCCGAATGCGCGACATGGTGCTGCTGACGCAGGTGGAAGACCACATCCGCCTTGTCCGCTATGCCCCCGGCCGGATCGAGTTCCAGCCGACGCCAGATGCCCCGCGCGATCTCGCCCAACGCTTGGGCGAACGCCTGCGCGGCTGGACCGGCGGCGCCCGCTGGGCGGTCTCGGTGGTCGATCAGGGCGGCGGCCCCACGGTCAGCGAACAGAAGGCTGCGGCCCGCGCCGCCGCCGAGGCCGAGGCAATGAAGAACCCCGTGATCGCCGCAATCTTCGCGGCCGCTCCGGGCGCCCGCTTCAAGGCGATCCGCGACGAGACGCCGCCACTGGTGGATGACGAGACGGAAGACCTGCACGGCACCTCGCAAGGCGCGGTCGCGGCGGTCGAGGAATGGGATCCCTTCGAGGACGAGGAGTGA
- the nudC gene encoding NAD(+) diphosphatase yields MDLAFAGGGLDRAADRRGSGDWQEGALVLPVWRGKLCLEGERLVRLPADHPALEDGLPSVLLGFDGEQAVAARDISAWLPPSLPETQMFFDPTEQVHPELPQARFVELRGVMSRLSPLEAELAATARALTGWHASHRFCAACGQPSEPRQSGWQRICPACSTAHFPRTDPLVIMLVVRGDRALIGRSPGWPEGMYSCLAGFIEPGETVEAAVRREVFEETRVRVGSVRYATSQPWPFPSSLMLGMVGEAESDEITLDPVELEDARWVSRDEMASVMAGTHAVLKAPRAGAIAGWLISQWVAGRL; encoded by the coding sequence ATGGATCTGGCATTTGCAGGCGGCGGGCTGGACCGCGCGGCGGATCGGCGGGGGTCCGGCGACTGGCAGGAGGGCGCGCTGGTGCTGCCGGTCTGGCGCGGCAAGCTCTGCCTTGAAGGCGAGCGGCTGGTGCGGCTTCCCGCCGATCACCCGGCGCTGGAGGATGGCCTTCCCTCCGTCCTGCTGGGCTTCGATGGCGAGCAGGCGGTTGCGGCCCGAGACATCTCTGCCTGGCTGCCGCCCTCGTTGCCCGAGACGCAGATGTTCTTCGACCCGACCGAGCAGGTCCATCCCGAGTTGCCGCAGGCCCGCTTTGTCGAACTGCGCGGCGTCATGTCCCGCCTGTCGCCGCTGGAGGCCGAGCTTGCCGCCACCGCCCGCGCGCTGACGGGCTGGCACGCGAGCCATCGTTTCTGCGCAGCCTGCGGCCAGCCGAGCGAGCCGCGCCAGTCCGGCTGGCAGCGCATCTGCCCGGCCTGTTCCACCGCCCATTTCCCCCGCACCGATCCGCTCGTCATCATGCTTGTGGTGCGAGGGGACCGTGCGCTGATCGGCCGCTCGCCCGGCTGGCCCGAGGGGATGTATTCCTGCCTTGCCGGCTTCATCGAGCCGGGCGAGACGGTCGAGGCCGCCGTTCGCCGCGAGGTCTTCGAGGAAACCCGCGTCCGCGTCGGCTCTGTCCGCTATGCCACCAGCCAGCCCTGGCCTTTTCCCTCCTCGCTGATGCTGGGGATGGTCGGAGAGGCCGAGAGCGACGAGATCACCCTTGACCCGGTCGAGCTTGAGGATGCCCGCTGGGTTTCCCGGGACGAGATGGCCTCGGTCATGGCCGGCACCCATGCGGTGCTGAAGGCGCCACGGGCGGGGGCGATCGCGGGCTGGCTGATCAGCCAGTGGGTGGCGGGCAGGTTGTAG
- a CDS encoding translation initiation factor 2, translated as MYSRLVILGLVALTAGCATITRGTNDALVVNSTPGAAQVKMSDGQTCDATPCTFKVPRKSELNLLVQKERCQPQQIRVTNRVAGGGGAAMAGNVFVGGLIGVAVDSSSGAMLDLVPNPVNVSLDCR; from the coding sequence ATGTATTCCAGACTTGTTATTCTCGGGCTGGTCGCCCTGACCGCGGGTTGCGCCACGATCACGCGGGGCACCAACGATGCGCTTGTCGTGAACTCGACGCCGGGCGCGGCGCAGGTGAAGATGAGCGACGGGCAAACCTGCGATGCCACGCCCTGCACCTTCAAGGTGCCGCGCAAGTCGGAACTGAATTTGCTGGTGCAGAAGGAACGTTGCCAGCCGCAGCAGATCCGGGTGACGAACCGCGTCGCCGGTGGCGGCGGGGCGGCGATGGCGGGCAACGTCTTCGTCGGCGGGCTGATCGGCGTGGCCGTGGATTCGAGCAGCGGGGCCATGCTGGACCTGGTCCCGAATCCGGTGAACGTGTCGCTGGATTGCCGCTGA
- a CDS encoding solute carrier family 23 protein, whose amino-acid sequence MSYFPTWRPAAGPVVMPDERLPAAASFTMGLQHLLAMSGSTIVAPILMGFDPNVAVFFSGVGTLLFFLITGGRVPSYLGSSFAFIAVVLAVMGQEGATIGHALGGIVACGALYALIGLIVMMVGSGWVERLMPPVVTGTIGVAIGLNLAPVAVQQLNAFGNPTAAHTTIALLTVLCMAMISCHGPQASRRISVLLALVFGYVLVLVLGNGLGIVPGIDFGKVAGAAWFGLPAFQRPEFHWSAITLIAPVAIILVAENLGHIKALGAITGQNMDRYIGRGFFADGLATVVAGSGGGTGVTTYAENIGVMAMTKVYSTLVFVIAAVVAICLGLSPKFGAILQTIPAPVLAGLSVSVFGLIASAMVRIWVENKVDFADPRNLFTVGVALILGAGDFTLNIGDFALGGIGTSTLAALVLYQILGIGRQQVEARER is encoded by the coding sequence ATGTCCTATTTTCCGACCTGGCGCCCCGCCGCGGGCCCCGTGGTGATGCCGGACGAGCGCCTGCCTGCGGCGGCCTCGTTCACCATGGGCCTCCAGCATCTCTTGGCGATGTCCGGCTCGACCATCGTGGCGCCGATCCTGATGGGCTTCGACCCGAATGTGGCGGTGTTCTTCTCGGGGGTAGGGACGCTTCTGTTCTTCCTCATCACCGGCGGGCGGGTGCCGAGCTATCTGGGGTCCTCCTTCGCCTTCATCGCCGTGGTGCTGGCAGTGATGGGGCAGGAGGGCGCGACCATCGGGCACGCGCTGGGGGGCATTGTTGCCTGCGGCGCCCTTTACGCGCTGATTGGTCTGATCGTGATGATGGTCGGCTCGGGCTGGGTCGAGCGGCTGATGCCGCCGGTCGTGACCGGGACCATCGGGGTGGCGATCGGGCTGAACCTTGCGCCGGTCGCGGTGCAGCAGCTCAACGCCTTCGGCAATCCCACGGCGGCGCATACGACCATCGCGCTGCTGACGGTGCTGTGCATGGCCATGATCTCGTGCCATGGGCCGCAGGCCTCGCGACGGATCTCGGTGCTGCTGGCGCTGGTGTTCGGCTATGTGCTGGTGCTGGTGCTGGGGAACGGTCTCGGCATCGTGCCGGGGATCGACTTCGGCAAGGTCGCGGGCGCGGCGTGGTTCGGCCTGCCGGCCTTCCAGCGGCCCGAGTTCCACTGGTCCGCCATCACCCTGATCGCACCTGTGGCGATCATCCTCGTGGCCGAGAACCTGGGCCATATCAAGGCGCTGGGCGCGATCACCGGGCAGAACATGGACCGCTATATCGGGCGCGGCTTCTTCGCGGACGGGCTGGCGACGGTGGTCGCGGGATCGGGCGGGGGAACGGGCGTCACCACCTATGCCGAGAACATCGGCGTCATGGCGATGACCAAGGTCTATTCGACGCTGGTCTTCGTGATCGCCGCCGTGGTCGCCATCTGCCTGGGGCTGTCGCCCAAGTTCGGTGCCATCCTGCAGACGATTCCCGCGCCGGTGCTGGCGGGACTGTCGGTGTCGGTCTTCGGGCTGATCGCCTCGGCCATGGTGCGGATCTGGGTCGAGAACAAGGTGGATTTCGCCGACCCGCGCAACCTGTTCACTGTAGGCGTAGCGCTGATTCTCGGCGCCGGCGACTTCACGCTGAACATCGGAGACTTCGCGCTGGGCGGAATCGGCACCTCGACGCTTGCGGCACTGGTGCTTTACCAGATCCTCGGGATCGGGCGTCAGCAGGTCGAGGCAAGGGAAAGGTGA
- a CDS encoding SRPBCC family protein, which produces MKFSLRQDTGLPAVQLFDAISDFPRMERMLVRRGTSIRRVDPAQEPGAGMAWDLAFDHRGKRRELRLDVTRFDRPEKIAMAGGSDSLDIGIEMTVVALTRAKSRVIFELKVKPRNMRARLMLQTAKLGKAQLDRRFADKVGKFLFDLTERRR; this is translated from the coding sequence ATGAAATTTTCACTGCGTCAGGATACCGGATTGCCAGCGGTCCAGCTTTTCGACGCAATCAGCGACTTCCCCCGGATGGAGCGGATGCTGGTGCGGCGCGGCACGAGCATCCGGCGGGTCGATCCGGCGCAGGAACCAGGCGCGGGCATGGCCTGGGACCTGGCCTTCGATCATCGCGGCAAGCGCCGCGAGCTGCGGCTGGACGTCACCCGGTTCGACCGTCCAGAAAAGATCGCGATGGCGGGAGGAAGCGATTCTCTGGACATCGGCATCGAGATGACCGTGGTCGCGCTGACGCGCGCCAAGTCGAGGGTGATCTTTGAGCTGAAGGTGAAGCCCCGCAACATGCGCGCGCGGCTGATGCTGCAGACGGCCAAGCTTGGCAAGGCCCAGCTTGACCGCAGGTTCGCCGACAAGGTGGGCAAGTTCCTGTTCGACCTGACGGAACGGCGGCGCTGA
- a CDS encoding prephenate dehydratase, which produces MPQPPTDPASPAGTLTGRIAFQGEPGAYGHEACRQARPDMEALPCATFEDTVEACRSGVADLAMLPVENSTYGRVADIHHLLPESGLHIIDETFVRVHISLLGVPGARMEDITEAMSHTVLLGQCRNFLRQHGISTVTGADTAGSALMVAQAGDKRRAALASPLAGEIYGLHRLADRIEDRQNNTTRFLIMAREPDHSRRLNRAGDASMLTSFVFRVRNIPAALYKAMGGFATNGVNMTKLESYMVDGVFTATQFYADIEGHPDDPAVMRALDELRYFTSALTILGVYPADPLRAEQSARR; this is translated from the coding sequence ATGCCCCAGCCCCCCACCGACCCCGCGTCGCCCGCCGGCACCCTCACCGGTCGGATCGCGTTCCAGGGCGAGCCGGGCGCCTATGGCCACGAGGCCTGCCGCCAGGCCCGCCCGGATATGGAGGCGCTGCCCTGCGCCACGTTCGAGGATACGGTGGAAGCCTGCCGGTCAGGCGTGGCCGACCTCGCGATGCTGCCGGTCGAGAACTCGACCTACGGCCGGGTCGCCGACATCCATCACCTGCTGCCCGAATCCGGCCTGCATATCATCGACGAGACCTTCGTGCGCGTCCACATCAGCTTGCTGGGCGTTCCCGGCGCCCGGATGGAGGACATCACCGAGGCGATGAGCCACACGGTCCTGCTGGGCCAGTGCCGCAACTTCCTGCGCCAGCACGGCATCAGCACCGTCACCGGCGCCGATACGGCCGGCAGCGCCTTGATGGTCGCGCAGGCCGGCGACAAGCGCCGCGCGGCGCTGGCAAGTCCGCTTGCCGGCGAGATCTACGGGCTGCACCGCCTGGCCGACCGGATCGAGGACCGCCAGAACAACACCACCCGCTTCCTGATCATGGCGCGCGAGCCGGATCACTCCCGCCGCCTGAACCGCGCGGGGGACGCCTCGATGCTGACCAGCTTTGTCTTCCGCGTCCGCAACATTCCGGCCGCGCTTTACAAGGCGATGGGCGGATTTGCCACGAACGGCGTCAACATGACCAAGCTGGAAAGCTACATGGTGGACGGCGTCTTCACCGCAACGCAGTTCTATGCCGACATCGAGGGCCACCCCGATGACCCCGCAGTGATGCGGGCGCTGGACGAGCTGCGCTATTTCACCTCGGCCCTGACCATCCTCGGCGTCTATCCCGCTGACCCGCTGCGCGCCGAGCAGTCCGCCCGCCGCTGA
- a CDS encoding cytochrome c family protein codes for MFNTMTVTKTAAALIGSLLFLMLASWFASSLYHVGYTGHVAEGEEIPQAYRIPVEDSSGGGEEEVVEEGPDLATLLASADPALGERAFGKCRSCHKLDGTDGVGPHLNGVVGRDKAAVDGFNYSTAALEQEGAWEPENIDAFVTNPREYMPGTKMAFAGIKNAEERANLIAYLQTTN; via the coding sequence ATGTTCAACACGATGACGGTGACCAAGACAGCCGCTGCGCTGATCGGCTCGCTGCTGTTCCTGATGCTTGCATCCTGGTTCGCGTCGTCGCTGTATCACGTCGGCTACACCGGCCATGTCGCCGAGGGCGAGGAAATCCCGCAGGCCTACCGCATCCCGGTCGAGGACAGCAGCGGCGGCGGCGAGGAAGAGGTCGTCGAGGAAGGCCCCGACCTGGCCACGCTGCTGGCTTCGGCCGATCCCGCGCTGGGCGAACGTGCCTTCGGCAAGTGCCGGTCCTGCCACAAGCTGGACGGCACCGATGGCGTCGGGCCGCACCTGAACGGCGTCGTCGGCCGCGACAAGGCCGCGGTCGATGGCTTCAACTACTCCACCGCCGCGCTTGAGCAGGAAGGCGCGTGGGAACCCGAGAACATCGACGCCTTTGTCACCAACCCGCGCGAATACATGCCCGGCACCAAGATGGCCTTCGCCGGCATCAAGAACGCGGAAGAGCGTGCGAACCTGATCGCCTATCTGCAGACCACCAACTGA
- a CDS encoding extracellular solute-binding protein, with translation MVATRNGILAAVLSLVATLAVAQGEATGPTIVSHGVGTFDAIRLPADFAHLAYVNPDAPKGGEISEWAAGGFDSYNPFTVKGRGAALSTVMLESLLEGTADEIGTAYCLLCETIEYPESRDWAIFTLREGVRFSDGTPMSSGDVLFSYETLRDKGLSSFRAVIVQMVAQAEVLDDRRIRFTFTPDYPRRDVIQAVGGLPVFSKSDFDANNRDIAESSNLPYVGSGPYMFDSADIGRSVSWKRNPDYWGEGLPINRGRHNFDRIRIEYFGDYDSAFEAFKAGAYTFRNEASSIHWATRYDFPSFTNGWVKKEELEDGNIASGQAWAINLRRPQFQDPRVRQAIGMVFNFEWSNATLFYGLYERITSFWDNSPLKATGLPSQAELALLEPLRADLPEQVFTEEAAVPPISGERQMDRGNLRRAAALLGGAGWTIPEGSRDGIRRNAQGQPLRVQILNDSQTFDRVINPWVENLRTLGVDAVNERVDDAQLEDRRRNHDFDVITAQLGQDPIPGSGLQQYFGSNSTDDVFNVMGLANPAVDRLISHIEGATTQEELNTGVHALDRSLRAMYFWVPQWFKGKHTVAYWDMFGHPETMPPYALGELDFWWHDADKAEALRSAGAIR, from the coding sequence ATGGTCGCGACACGCAACGGGATTCTGGCGGCGGTTCTGTCTTTGGTGGCGACGCTGGCCGTCGCGCAAGGCGAGGCCACCGGGCCAACCATCGTTTCCCATGGTGTCGGCACCTTTGACGCGATCCGCCTGCCTGCCGATTTCGCGCATCTCGCTTACGTCAACCCCGACGCGCCGAAAGGCGGCGAGATCAGCGAATGGGCGGCGGGAGGCTTCGACAGCTACAACCCCTTCACCGTCAAGGGCCGCGGCGCGGCGCTGTCCACCGTCATGCTGGAAAGCCTGCTGGAGGGCACCGCCGATGAGATCGGGACCGCCTACTGCCTGCTCTGCGAAACGATCGAATATCCGGAAAGCCGCGACTGGGCGATCTTCACCCTGCGCGAGGGTGTGCGCTTTTCCGACGGCACGCCCATGTCCTCGGGTGACGTGCTGTTTTCCTATGAGACGCTGCGTGACAAGGGGCTGTCGTCCTTCCGCGCGGTGATCGTGCAGATGGTCGCGCAGGCCGAGGTGCTGGACGACCGCCGCATCCGCTTCACCTTCACGCCCGACTATCCGCGCCGCGACGTGATTCAGGCGGTGGGCGGGCTTCCGGTCTTTTCCAAGTCCGATTTCGACGCGAACAACCGCGACATCGCCGAAAGTTCGAACCTTCCTTATGTCGGCTCGGGCCCCTACATGTTCGACAGCGCCGACATCGGCCGTTCCGTCAGTTGGAAGCGCAACCCCGACTACTGGGGTGAAGGGCTGCCGATCAACCGGGGCCGCCACAACTTCGACCGCATCCGCATCGAGTATTTCGGCGACTACGATTCAGCCTTCGAGGCGTTCAAGGCCGGGGCCTATACCTTCCGCAACGAGGCGTCCTCGATCCATTGGGCGACGCGCTACGACTTTCCGTCCTTCACCAACGGCTGGGTGAAGAAGGAAGAGCTGGAGGACGGCAACATCGCCAGCGGCCAAGCCTGGGCCATCAACCTGCGCCGCCCGCAGTTCCAGGACCCGCGCGTGCGGCAGGCGATCGGGATGGTCTTCAACTTCGAATGGTCGAACGCGACGCTGTTCTACGGCCTTTACGAACGCATCACGAGCTTCTGGGACAACAGCCCGCTGAAAGCCACGGGCCTGCCCAGTCAGGCCGAGCTTGCCCTGCTGGAACCTTTGCGCGCCGACCTGCCCGAGCAGGTCTTCACCGAGGAGGCCGCCGTTCCCCCCATCAGCGGCGAGCGCCAGATGGACCGCGGCAACCTGCGCCGCGCGGCCGCCTTGCTGGGCGGGGCGGGCTGGACGATCCCCGAAGGCAGCCGCGACGGCATCCGCCGCAACGCGCAAGGCCAGCCCCTGCGGGTGCAGATACTCAACGATTCGCAGACCTTCGACCGGGTGATCAACCCGTGGGTCGAAAACCTGCGGACCCTCGGGGTGGATGCGGTGAACGAGCGGGTGGACGACGCGCAGCTTGAGGATCGCCGCCGCAACCACGATTTCGACGTGATCACCGCGCAACTGGGGCAGGACCCGATCCCCGGCTCGGGGCTGCAGCAGTATTTCGGCTCGAACTCGACCGACGACGTGTTCAACGTCATGGGGCTGGCGAATCCGGCGGTGGACCGGCTGATCTCGCATATCGAGGGCGCCACTACGCAGGAGGAACTGAACACCGGCGTCCATGCGCTCGACCGCAGCCTGCGGGCGATGTATTTCTGGGTGCCGCAGTGGTTCAAGGGCAAGCACACCGTTGCCTACTGGGACATGTTCGGCCACCCCGAGACGATGCCTCCTTACGCGCTGGGTGAGCTTGATTTCTGGTGGCATGACGCGGATAAGGCCGAGGCGCTGAGAAGCGCCGGGGCGATCCGCTGA
- a CDS encoding microcin C ABC transporter permease YejB, which translates to MGAYLLRRLLLIIPTLIGIMLVNFTLTQFVPGGPIEQIVARVQGEGDVFRNIAGGGDAGQGASTERYAGAQGLPPEFIAELEREFGFDKPPVQRFLSMLWDYLRFDFGESWFRSISVVDLVIEKMPVSITLGLWSTLLAYLISIPLGIRKAVRDGTPFDTWTSSAIIVGYAIPGFLFAVLLMVLFAGGSYWQIFPLRGLTSDNWESLSAWGKVKDYLWHITLPVIASTIASFATLTLLTKNSFLDEINKQYVMTARAKGLAERRVLYGHVFRNAMLIVIAGFPSLFLGVFFGASILIETIFSLDGLGRLGFEAAVQRDYPVIFGTLYVFGLMGLLVGILSDLTYVLVDPRIDFESRAG; encoded by the coding sequence ATGGGCGCATATCTTCTGCGGCGGCTGCTGCTGATCATCCCTACGCTGATCGGCATCATGCTGGTCAACTTCACCCTGACCCAGTTCGTCCCCGGCGGCCCGATCGAGCAGATCGTAGCTCGCGTCCAGGGCGAAGGCGACGTCTTCCGCAACATCGCCGGCGGGGGCGACGCGGGGCAGGGCGCATCCACCGAACGCTACGCCGGGGCGCAGGGCCTGCCGCCCGAGTTCATCGCCGAACTGGAACGCGAGTTCGGCTTCGACAAGCCCCCTGTCCAGCGATTCCTGTCGATGCTGTGGGACTATCTGCGCTTCGACTTCGGCGAATCCTGGTTCCGGTCCATTTCGGTCGTCGATCTGGTGATCGAGAAGATGCCGGTGTCGATCACGCTGGGCCTGTGGTCCACGCTGCTGGCCTATCTGATCTCGATCCCGCTGGGCATCCGCAAGGCGGTGCGGGACGGGACGCCGTTCGACACCTGGACCTCCAGCGCGATCATCGTGGGCTACGCCATCCCCGGCTTCCTGTTCGCGGTGCTGCTGATGGTGCTGTTCGCGGGCGGCAGCTACTGGCAGATCTTCCCGCTGCGGGGGCTGACCAGCGACAACTGGGAAAGCTTGTCGGCCTGGGGAAAGGTCAAGGACTACCTGTGGCACATCACCCTGCCGGTGATCGCCTCGACCATCGCCAGCTTCGCCACGCTGACGCTGCTGACGAAGAACAGCTTTCTGGACGAGATCAATAAGCAATATGTCATGACCGCCCGCGCCAAGGGGCTGGCGGAACGGCGGGTGCTTTACGGCCACGTCTTCCGCAACGCGATGCTGATCGTGATCGCGGGCTTCCCCTCGCTGTTCCTGGGCGTGTTCTTCGGCGCCTCGATCCTGATCGAGACGATCTTCTCGCTGGACGGCCTCGGCCGCCTTGGCTTCGAGGCCGCGGTGCAGCGCGACTATCCGGTGATCTTCGGCACGCTCTATGTCTTCGGCTTGATGGGCCTTCTGGTCGGCATCCTCTCGGACCTGACCTATGTGCTGGTCGATCCGCGCATCGACTTCGAAAGCCGCGCCGGATGA
- a CDS encoding ABC transporter permease — MSLSPLNQRRWRNFRRNKRAFWSLVIFAVIFVLSMLAEVIANDKPIVASYRGDLYFPAYRFYPETAFGGDFGTQANYTDPSVECLIISGGREECWDDPEATIAEARSTGTVNGEEIHRGWTIWPPIPYHYRTINNVGTAPSAPDAAHWLGTDDTARDVLARVIYGFRLSILFTLIVTVIASALGIAAGAVQGYFGGRTDLIFQRLLEIWGSTPSLYVIIILFAILGRSFWLLVFVSILFGWPALVGVVRAEFLRARNFEYVRAARALGVNDRTIMFRHILPNAMVATLTMLPFVVTGTISSLAALDYLGYGLPASAPSLGELALQAKQNLQAPWLGFAAFFTFAIMLSLLVFIFEGIRDAFDPRKTFR, encoded by the coding sequence ATGAGCCTGTCGCCCCTGAACCAGCGCCGCTGGCGCAACTTCCGCCGCAACAAGCGCGCCTTCTGGTCGCTGGTGATCTTCGCGGTGATCTTCGTGCTGTCGATGCTGGCCGAGGTCATCGCCAACGACAAGCCCATCGTCGCCAGCTATCGGGGAGACCTGTACTTCCCCGCCTACCGCTTCTACCCCGAAACTGCCTTCGGCGGCGACTTCGGGACGCAGGCGAACTACACCGACCCCTCGGTGGAATGCCTCATCATCTCGGGCGGGCGCGAGGAATGCTGGGACGACCCCGAGGCCACCATCGCCGAGGCCCGCAGCACCGGCACCGTGAACGGTGAGGAAATCCATCGCGGCTGGACCATCTGGCCGCCGATCCCCTACCACTACCGCACGATCAACAACGTGGGCACCGCCCCCTCGGCCCCCGATGCCGCGCATTGGCTTGGCACCGACGACACCGCGCGCGACGTGCTGGCCCGCGTGATCTACGGCTTCCGCCTGTCGATCCTGTTCACGCTGATCGTGACGGTGATCGCCTCGGCCCTCGGCATCGCGGCAGGCGCGGTGCAGGGCTATTTCGGCGGCCGCACCGACCTGATCTTCCAGCGCCTTCTGGAAATCTGGGGCTCGACCCCCTCGCTTTACGTCATCATCATCCTGTTTGCGATCCTCGGGCGCAGCTTCTGGCTGCTGGTCTTCGTCTCGATCCTGTTCGGCTGGCCCGCGCTGGTCGGCGTCGTCCGGGCCGAGTTCCTGCGCGCCCGCAACTTTGAATATGTCCGCGCCGCCCGCGCCCTGGGCGTCAACGACCGCACCATCATGTTCCGCCATATCCTGCCCAACGCCATGGTGGCGACGCTGACCATGCTGCCCTTCGTCGTGACCGGCACCATCTCCAGCCTTGCCGCTCTGGACTACCTCGGCTACGGGTTGCCCGCCTCGGCGCCCTCGCTCGGGGAACTGGCGCTGCAGGCCAAGCAGAACCTTCAGGCGCCATGGCTGGGCTTTGCCGCCTTCTTCACCTTCGCCATCATGCTGTCGCTTCTGGTCTTCATCTTCGAGGGCATCCGCGACGCCTTCGACCCAAGGAAAACCTTTCGGTGA